The sequence below is a genomic window from Aureispira sp. CCB-E.
CTCTAGACCTGTTTGTTTCAATATTTTATAGGCTTCTTCGGTTGTTAACTTAGGTTGAATAGATTTCATAAGCCCCAACAACCCCGCCACATAGGGAGTCGCCATAGAAGTTCCATTAAAATATTCGTATTTATTATTTGGAATAGTAGAGTAAATATCTACTCCTGGAGCTGCGATTCCCATTTTTAGACCGCTAACATCATTACTGAATACTGCTTTATCCAAATCTGGTGCTAATGCTGCTACTGTAATCACTCCATCGACAGAAGCAGGTGCTCGTTTTCTGGCATCTATATTTTCATTTCCAGCAGCCACTACTACAATACCTCCCTTTTTGTTCGCATACTTGACAGCCTGTTTGTATGCTCTTTGAGATTGCGCTGTAGCAGGTCCACCAAGAGACATTGACAAAACATCTGCCCCATTATCCGCCGCCAATAACATTCCATTAATGATTGTTCGTTGTGTTGTATTGCCATATTTGCCAAATACTTTTACACTAGTTACCTCTACAAAATCGCCTGTTGGTGCAAACGAAGCGATTCCTATACCATTGTTGGAAACAGCCGCTGCAATCCCTGCACAATGCGTTCCGTGTCCATGAGGATCCGTATTATGATCGGTCGAAATAGATACAAAGCTGCTGTTTAAATCTTCGTGTTTTGCGTCTACCCCTGTATCAATGATTGCAATTTTTGCTTTTTTCTTAGGTTGTATTTTTTGCGTTGCCAATAATTCATACAATGCCTCTACATCCATGGCTTCATGTCCCCAAACTTTTTCTACATCTGGATCATTTGCTGTATATTTCTTTTTCTTGCGAGCCAGCACATCTTTAGCAATACTTTCTGAAGGATCCAACGATAACACTTCATTCGCTTCAATATGATCAATTAAATTACTCGCTTTAAACGTAGCAACAATCGCATCGTAATGTGCAATTTGATTGGTTGGGATATTAACTGCATAATAATCGTCCAAGTCTGTGCTTGCGCCATCTTTAAGAGCAAAAGCAGGCTCTAGCTTTAGCTGATATTGATCAATAATAGTTTGTAATTCGGACAATTGATGACCATTACTAACTTCTACCAACAACTCATTGTCAGGGTCTAAACCATCTATATTAGTAGAAGTTGATGTTGTCTGTTCCAAAGCATCTGACTCGGCAAATGGGAACCAATCAATTCCTCTTACACCACAATAGTATCCTATGGTCATTAAAATCAACATAGGAATAAAAATAATCTTGCTGCTACTAAAAGTATTTAGAAAAAAGCCTGCTCCAAACAGAAAGACAATGTTGATCGCAAGTGTTGACCAAGAAACAACTCCTGGCATTAGCAACGCCATTCCCAAATAAAGTCCAAACGAACTTAAGAATAGCTTTCCAAAAATTCCTCGTATCTCATTGTTTTCTTTAAACAGAAACCAAAAAGCCAAAGAAACAAAAGAAGCCAAAAATATAATTAATGTGAGCATACTCATCCTATTGTGTTATCTATTTCTTTAATTAATGCCCTTTTTATCAAAAGGTTACCTTTTTTGTAGTTCTTACAGTTGTTTGAACATAGTCATAAATAATACTTCGTTGATTTTTTAACGAAGCAATCCATAAAAGTGGTTGCACTTTTTACATTATATTAAACTCCAAAATTTTTATAGTAGTTCCCCACATAAAAATTGAAATACCTCCAGCTACTTTTTTTGCTTCTACCACTACCTTTAAGCCATCTTTTTGCAATGCTTTAGGCATTTCTTGCGGTTTCCACTTATTGCCATTCTCATCTATAATTCCCCAAAAACCACCCGATAAATTCTGATGTGTTACAGTTCCTTTTATTTTCATGGAGTGTCTTTATTTGTTTGAGTGTGTTAATTTGTTTATACTAATAATAACGTATATTTGCCACAATCTCGTTGTCCCTTATCCTATTTTTTTACCTTTTTCTACAAAAAGAAATCAAAATCCGATAAAAAACCATTTAATATGACCAATATTTCCGATTTAGAATTAGAAATTTTAGAATTAATCAACCAACACAGAGCAAGCCTAAACCTCACTCCACTCAGCATTCATCCCTCTATACAAAATTCTAGTTTTCAACACTCTACCAACATAGCAAAAGAAAACATTCCCTTTGGTCATGAGGGATTTTCTGAACGTGCCAATACACTAGTTCAAGTGTTGAATGGTTCGGCTGCTGCCGAGAATGTAGCAATGGGACAACGGAGTGCTAAAGAAGTTGTAGACGGTTGGCTAAATAGCTCTGGACATCGCAATAATATTGAAGGAGACTTCAATTTAACAGGTATTTCTATTGTTAAAAATTCTCAAAATGAAAATATTTTCACACAGCTTTTTATCAAAGCTCCTGTAACTAATTTAGACACCTTAGAACCTTCTCAAGAAGGAACCACAGATGTTAATTTAAACTACGCTATCTTAAAACTGATTAATAAACATCGATCAGGACAATATCTTCCCCCATTGCAAATCAATCCACATATACAAGCTATTGCCACACAACACGCACAAGCTATGGCTTCAGGAAAAATACCTTTTGGACACCAAGGTTTTGAAGATCGTGCCAAGCAACTACTAAGTAAGCTACATGGCTCTAGTGTAGCCGAAAATGTGGCATCTGGTCAAGAAAATGCGCCATCAATTGTCAATAGTTGGTTGGATAGCAGCAGCCATCGCAACAATATTGAAGGAGATTTTAATCTAACTGGCATTGGAATAGCTAAAAGTGAGACCCAAAAAGTGTTTTATTGTCAAATTTTGATAAAAAAATAAAAGCTACTCAAATTGAGTAGCTTATCTTTAGGTTTAGTTTATTTGTTTGTATTTTTAGCTATGATTATATGGGTAACCTAGGAACTTTTAGCACCTAAGTGCTAGGAATATTTCTTGTGTTTGGTAGCTCTTAATGCAGCTCTACCAACTTATGTTACCGCTGTGTTAAAATAATTCTATTTTTTTCTTTTTAAGTAAGTGGACAGAAAAAAGTATAGTTAAAAATGTAATTGTTTTTAGTGCTGTTCAAAGAAAAGAATTGAAGTTTTAGCGGGCTAAAACGAGATTTTTTGATGAAGAACAGTGCAAAAAGAATTCTATTTTGCCTATAAATTTTTATGAACGATTACTTATAACGTAGGTTTCACTTCCAAATCTTCTTCTTCTACCACTGCATCCTCAAACACCCCATTGGTTTGTGACACCAAGTATCCACCCAATAAAATAAGTATACCTGCTATAAGTAAACTCAAAGAGGAACTATTCCCATCCAGCAAAATCCCTATTAAAGCTGTAAAAAGAGGAGTGGTATAAATATAGGTGCTTACAATAGAAGCATCCAAAACTTTGAGCGCAAATGTATTTAACAAAAAGGTAATAAATGTAATACAAATCAAAATAAACCCTAACGCAATCCAAACATTCGTATTAAATTCGCTCCATTCGATACTGGTCAAGCCCCATCCCCATACAGGAAACAGGTAGACCATACCAAATGTAAACAACCACCTTAAAATTGTTAGGGGATGATATTTGAGCAACAAAGGGCGAATCAGTGTCAAATAAATAGCATATGCCCCAGCACTAGCTCCAACCATCATATTTCCTAATAATGGATTCTTAGCATCATTGACCAACCCTGTATCGCCCCAAATCAAAAAAACACCACCAATCGAAGCAATAAAAACGCCTACTAATTTTCCCACCTCTATCTCTCCCCTAGCAATAATGGCGAATAGTATCAAAAATAAAGGGGAAGTTAATGTCAGTAGTGATGCATTGATTGGAGTAGTTAATGCCAAACCTCCAAAAAACAAAACATTACTAATTGTAATTCCAAATAATGAACAAACAGCCAACAACAGCAAGTCTTTTCCATCTACTTTTTCTCGAACACTAATAAATTGAACTGTTCCAAAAATCAAAGCGGCAAAAATGGCACGCAACAAAGTTAGTTCAAATGGAGAAATGTACGCAGCGGCATCATTGGCAACAGTATAGCTACCTGCATATAACAAAGACTCTAATATGAGAAAAAAATGTGCTAAATATTCTTTTTTCATCCGTTCCAATTTTTATTTATTTCTTGCTGTAACCAACTCTTATATAAACCTTTGCAGCAAAAAATGGGGATTCACTTTTAATTCATAATGAAGATACTATTTTTTGATTATTGGAGTCACATTTCATCAAAAAAATAGCTTTAAATCCTCTATTCAGAATCTTTTTTAGCACCTAAGACTGAACACAGTTCTATTTTTATTGTTTTAATAGCACTACTTTGTGAAAAAATCACATCAGTTTGACCTATTATTAGACAAAGTGGTTGTTTGCAAAAAAGTCAAACCATCTCCCTACAAGATAGTTTGACCAAAGCAATAGCTAAAGAAGTATTTAGCTCATCATTTATACATTTATAATAATGCTGTGTCCCTAAAAGGTTACAAAAAACTTAGAAATGTGTCTTACAACTGAGCGGTACTTGTATCTTGGAAAGACTCTTTGAAAATCATCACTTGTTCTAACAAACGTAGGAACGATTTGTCAAAGAACGCTTTTTTTTTACTAACTTCGCTTTGGGGCAACTTAGCAATTCTGTATCTAATTTTTATTTATCAACAAAGCCTATACAGCAACAATTTGCAGATTGCCTTATTCGAATCATTAAAACTAAGAAAACATTGAGCAGAAATAAAGAGGAAGAATTGAAATCTGGACAACTATTGGTGGCAGAACCTTTTTTGATGGATCCTAACTTCAAAAGAGGTGTCATTTTATTGTGCGATCACCAACAGGATGGTTCTTTTGGTTTTATTTTAAACAAACCAATTGAAATGAATATCAATGACTTAATTTCAAGCTTCCCTGAATTTGAATCTGAAGTATACTATGGCGGTCCTGTCCAAACTGACACCATTCATTATTTGCATACTAAGGGTGATTTACTGCCTAATAGTATCAAAGTACTTTCAGGCGTTTATTGGGGAGGTGATTTTGATCAACTCAAATCGTTTATTGAAATGGGGAAAATACAACCTAGAGACATTCGTTTCTTTGTTGGATATTCTGGTTGGTCAGCAGGACAACTAAGAGAAGAACAAAAAATATTATCTTGGATGACAGTAAATGGGCATATTGACTACGTATTTGGTGATAATAAGGAGCTTTGGAAAAACGTATTAGAAGAACAAGGTGGCACCTACAGTATTATTGCTCAAATTCCTACTCCCATTCTCAACTAACCCATCCACTATCTCCCTAAAAAAGAAAAAGCTATTTTGATATCGTATCAAAATAGCTTTTGTGTTTATTGATCGAGAAATAGGACATTTTCTCTTTTTTAACTTAACGTGGTAATGGAAAATCTTTCATGACTAAAATGAATTTTGTGTAGTGTGATAGTTTAATTATTCATGTAGAAAAGTGTTTACCTTTCATTCTATAAATTTACAAAAAATTAACGACTTTTTTCCTATACTTCATCATTTTTTTATTCAATACCAATGAATTAATAGATGTTATCCCTCGCCTTTTTTATCAAAAAAAATGACCACTTCTAACAATTTAATAAGAAGCAGCCATTTTTAATTATGCTATTATAGTGTGGTTATGGATTAGTAGCTTGTTTCTGTTTAGCCTTATCATTGGTGGTTCTTCAAAGGCGCTACATTATAGATTGTCAATCAAAACACTCATCAAGTCTAAAAAATAACAAATTGATTGTCAAACATTAAAAAGCTAAGCATAATCCATAAGTAAGTATTTAGTCTAAATTGTCTATCTATCGAACAGCAATGGGATAAGATGCTCCACGGTTAGAAACCGATCCAGAGCTCCTTGGCAACGCATTGCGTACTTGCATAATACCTGCTACGTGTGGTGTTGCCATAGATGTACCACTCAATGTTGCGTACCCTCCATTCAAATAAGTGGAATAAACACTACTACCTGTTGCAATAAAATCGCATGGTCCTCTTCCGTAATTGGAGAAGGAAGACCAGTTTCTAGAGCAAGTCATAGAAGCAACCGTCAATACATTTGGTGCATTAACACAAGCTGGTTGATAGTATTTTGCATGAGCACTACTATTTCCTGCCGCAGAAGCAACGCGAGTGCCAGCATTACTCAAGCTATTTAAGATGGTTCTATAAGAAGAGCCTGTAGAACAACCATTTCCATAGTAGCCCCCCAAAGACATATTCACAACATCTCCTGCCAAGTCGTTGCTAGCCACATGGTTTAACCCACTAAGAATTCCACTAGTAGAACCACTTCCGCTACAACTAAATACTTTTACGGCAACAACAGGCGCGTTAGCAGCAACTCCCACAACACCGATAGAATTATTTCGAGCAGCAGCGGTTCCTGCTACATGTGTTCCGTGCCCATTACAATCATTTGCAGTTCCTCCCGCAAATGTTGCCGAATAAGATGTTTGAACATTCAAATCAGGGTGGTCTAAATCAATACCAGTATCTACAATCCAAATCCATCGAGCAGTTCCAGCATTCGCAGCTCCCCCTGCTCTAGTAATCCCACAAGGCGTTGTTTGTGCTCTTGCTCCGCTGTTGTCTATGCTCTCAATTTTAAAATCTGGCAAAGATTCTTCACGGTCATGTTCTAAAGAAGCTACCTTGTTATTTTTGGACAATTTTTCATACTCAGCTTCT
It includes:
- a CDS encoding S8 family serine peptidase; the protein is MLTLIIFLASFVSLAFWFLFKENNEIRGIFGKLFLSSFGLYLGMALLMPGVVSWSTLAINIVFLFGAGFFLNTFSSSKIIFIPMLILMTIGYYCGVRGIDWFPFAESDALEQTTSTSTNIDGLDPDNELLVEVSNGHQLSELQTIIDQYQLKLEPAFALKDGASTDLDDYYAVNIPTNQIAHYDAIVATFKASNLIDHIEANEVLSLDPSESIAKDVLARKKKKYTANDPDVEKVWGHEAMDVEALYELLATQKIQPKKKAKIAIIDTGVDAKHEDLNSSFVSISTDHNTDPHGHGTHCAGIAAAVSNNGIGIASFAPTGDFVEVTSVKVFGKYGNTTQRTIINGMLLAADNGADVLSMSLGGPATAQSQRAYKQAVKYANKKGGIVVVAAGNENIDARKRAPASVDGVITVAALAPDLDKAVFSNDVSGLKMGIAAPGVDIYSTIPNNKYEYFNGTSMATPYVAGLLGLMKSIQPKLTTEEAYKILKQTGLETRNTKVTGALIHPANAVKSLLKK
- a CDS encoding CAP domain-containing protein, whose translation is MTNISDLELEILELINQHRASLNLTPLSIHPSIQNSSFQHSTNIAKENIPFGHEGFSERANTLVQVLNGSAAAENVAMGQRSAKEVVDGWLNSSGHRNNIEGDFNLTGISIVKNSQNENIFTQLFIKAPVTNLDTLEPSQEGTTDVNLNYAILKLINKHRSGQYLPPLQINPHIQAIATQHAQAMASGKIPFGHQGFEDRAKQLLSKLHGSSVAENVASGQENAPSIVNSWLDSSSHRNNIEGDFNLTGIGIAKSETQKVFYCQILIKK
- a CDS encoding DMT family transporter, whose amino-acid sequence is MKKEYLAHFFLILESLLYAGSYTVANDAAAYISPFELTLLRAIFAALIFGTVQFISVREKVDGKDLLLLAVCSLFGITISNVLFFGGLALTTPINASLLTLTSPLFLILFAIIARGEIEVGKLVGVFIASIGGVFLIWGDTGLVNDAKNPLLGNMMVGASAGAYAIYLTLIRPLLLKYHPLTILRWLFTFGMVYLFPVWGWGLTSIEWSEFNTNVWIALGFILICITFITFLLNTFALKVLDASIVSTYIYTTPLFTALIGILLDGNSSSLSLLIAGILILLGGYLVSQTNGVFEDAVVEEEDLEVKPTL
- a CDS encoding YqgE/AlgH family protein, which produces MSRNKEEELKSGQLLVAEPFLMDPNFKRGVILLCDHQQDGSFGFILNKPIEMNINDLISSFPEFESEVYYGGPVQTDTIHYLHTKGDLLPNSIKVLSGVYWGGDFDQLKSFIEMGKIQPRDIRFFVGYSGWSAGQLREEQKILSWMTVNGHIDYVFGDNKELWKNVLEEQGGTYSIIAQIPTPILN
- a CDS encoding S8 family serine peptidase, which encodes MKGITLVKLFTILAVLPLLLFSCNKDAPQQVQNVAAEEVVTPVSNEGKIIPNQYIVILKDAAVAPAISYANGPFTDRAAKSQFMKEKSTIVIDQLNRFLIDEEIDPTKVLAYYTAVMSGFAIQLTEAEYEKLSKNNKVASLEHDREESLPDFKIESIDNSGARAQTTPCGITRAGGAANAGTARWIWIVDTGIDLDHPDLNVQTSYSATFAGGTANDCNGHGTHVAGTAAARNNSIGVVGVAANAPVVAVKVFSCSGSGSTSGILSGLNHVASNDLAGDVVNMSLGGYYGNGCSTGSSYRTILNSLSNAGTRVASAAGNSSAHAKYYQPACVNAPNVLTVASMTCSRNWSSFSNYGRGPCDFIATGSSVYSTYLNGGYATLSGTSMATPHVAGIMQVRNALPRSSGSVSNRGASYPIAVR